The Arachis ipaensis cultivar K30076 chromosome B05, Araip1.1, whole genome shotgun sequence nucleotide sequence ttcacgagttctaatgatatttaaatcatcaacgtacatagcaattataatgaatccagatgcaattttttttatgaaaacacacggacatatatcatcattcttgaatccgtttttagccaaatactcagtaagacgattataccacattcgtccagattactttagaccatataaagatctttgcaatttaattGAGTATAATccctgcgaatattcattggatggtatAGATATCTTCAGTCCTTTAggaactttcatatagatatcatgatataatgagccgtataaataggctgttatcatatccattaaatgcatatgcagtttatgatatgcagataaactgaccaaataacgcaatgttatcgcatccactataggggaatacgtttcttcataatctataccgggcctttgtgaaaaaccttgtgccacaagtcgggctttgtagcgcacaacttcatttttctcatttcgttttctcacaaatacccatcggtatccaacaggttttacatcttctggtgtacggactacaggtctaaagacttcacgttttgcaagtgagcctaattcagccttcatgacttctttccatttttgccaatcattcctttgtcgacattcttcgactgatcttgtctcaagatccttactttcatgcatgatatttaatgccacattatatgcaaatatttcattgacaattgtcttattttggtcccatttctctcctgtaaagacataatttatcgagatctcatcattttcacaattttcagatacctgaacgtcttctggtaTTAAAGCTATATCAGAATTTTAGACAACTacaggtgtctctactatgtctttttcaacaggaatagtatttatcTCTTTTCTCATtcaaggatttttgtctttggaaccgataggcctgccacgcttctgacgtgtatttgcttcggtggcaatttgtccaactgggacatcaatcCGAATCGgggcatttttcgctggtatataagacttggttatcctctttgtatcggaaaatgcatcaggcaatttatttgctattctttgcaaatgtataatcttttgaacttctagttcacattgccttgatcgaggatctaaatgcatcaaggatgatgcattccaattaagttcctttttaggaagcttattctctccccctaatgttggaaattttgattcatcaaaatgacaatccgcaaactgggatttaaatacatctccagtttgtatctcaagatacctcattaTAGAGGGATagtcatatccaacatatatcccccattttctttggggtcccattttggtgcgattatgtggtgcaatgggaacatatatcgcacatctgaatattcttaaatgggaaacatttggatGCTAGCCAAATGCTAATTgaataggagagaactgatggtaacttgttggcctcaaaTGAATAAGTGCTGTGGCATGTAAAATaacatgcccccaaaccgaggttgggagatttgttctcataagtaagggtctagcaattaattggaggcgcttaataagtgattctgctaacccattttgtgtgtgaacatgagctactgaatgtttaacacttattccattagccatacaataagcatcaaaagcttgggaagtaaattcaccaacattatcaagacgaattgctttaattggattttctggaaactgTGTTTTTAtccgaataatttgagccagtaatctcacaaacgccaggttgcgagaagacaataagcacacatgtgaccatctcgaagatgcgtctatcagaatcataaaatatctaaaagatccacatggtggatgaataggtccacatatatcaccttgaatcctttctaggaattcagggaacacaaatccaatctttactggtgatgaccttaaaattaacttcccttgagaacatgcagcacaacaaaattcactagatttaagaatcttctggttctttagtgaatgtccatgggagttttcaataattctccgcatcatggttgttcccggatgacccaatcgatcgtgccaagttatgaattcatttgggttagtaaacttctggtttacaatgacaTGTGATTCAATTACACTAATcttagtataatataacccagatgaaagtgagggcaacttttctaatataacctttttatttgaatcatgagttgtgatacataagtactcatgattttcctcattcatagtctcaatatgatatccatttcgacgaatatctttaaagctcaacaagttttttagagacttggtagataatagtgcattatttattataaattttgttcctctgggaaacaaaattatagctatTTCGGAGCAttcaatcacattgcctgagccaataataatattcacatattcttcttttggcacaagatgggtaaaatatatatcacttttgagaatggtgtgcgaatttgcactatccgcaaggcatacattttcattatatattcttgccattttcttcaaagacaaataataataaaatgagtagtatgcacaattaaattgaatacttgatcggaattatttttctaagaaacattgtacataaaaataatgtcatataccaaaattttattttaaaacttgacacatttaatgattttaaaattcataaatattaatattttattatttatgtacatcacatttgaaactttaaatatatagaaaataaaacttaacagtaagttctttacattatttatttacatgaatacttaacaatctcACACATTAAACTACTCCattattgatcaaatgaccaatatttccttcaggatcctcaaagaaatcagatacatcataatgagtggtggaattttcagcattatttgaaacaaaattcgtttccttttctttgtcatcctttttcaacgatacttgataaagatcgactaggtgccttagtgtacgacaggtacgcgaccaatggccctttccaccacaacgaaaATATTTATCccctgttgatttattttgcccaatatttctttctttatcctacttctggtgagatcctctcttttgaacataattcatttttcttccataatttttcttattattaaaaccttgccatttacctcttctggggtaatttgccgcatttacttcaggaaatggggcggcgccagctgggcgcgcttcatgatttttcaataacaactcattgttgcgttcaacaacaagaatgcaagaaattaattcagaatattttttaaaccctttttctcgatactgttgctgcaggagcacattcgaggcatggaaggttgagaaagttttcttcaacatatcattatcagttatcttttccccacataatttcatttgtgaggtgattcgaaacattgcagaattatattcatttatggatttaaaatcctgtagacacgtccattcatatcgggcttgaggaagtatcaccgttttttgatgattatacatttcttcaaggtctttccaaagatctgcaggatcttttaatgtgagatattcatttttcaatctttcgtcaagatgacgtcgaagaaaaatcatggctttggctttatccttttgggatgcattattttcagccttaatggtatctccaagatccattgaatcaagatggatttcagcgtctaatatccatgataaataattgtttccagatatatcaagagcattgaattcaagatgagagagtttcgacataataaaaatttgttacctgagtcttcctacaaatttgatcagagtctcgtactgataacgtgttgtaaaataaataaaagatatactaaatataaaataaagatgtataaatagaagactctagtattaatcTAATTAgttcaataataatttatatatgtatttactaatattatatgttgtaatgaatatatatatataaagagagaaaGGAGTATTCAGTAAATTTGAAagtaaagaaagagagagaattgaTTTTTGTTTTATTGCTTGTATATAAAAACAAGCGAGGCTTCACCTATTTATACCGGTAACAAGCCTTTGTTTTCAACCTTTATTAACTTTCAATTTACCTTGAAAAGCTATTCCTTTGGTATAAGAAAAGTTAGCCGCCCAACCTCATAAATGGACAATCAATTTGTTTTTAGGCCAATTCTATGGTGCCTTTTGTTTGGTGTCTAACTTTTACTTAAATTACTTTTTATAGtaactttaaaatatttaaaaaattttaacttttatattttaaattaattattttacccATTTTAGTAATTAAACAATACTTTTTAGACACCGTAACAAACACCTTGTTTTTATCACAATAATCTTCCTTTTGTAGTTTTTGAGACTGGAATGTTGgatcttcttcccttgttttGGTCAAATAGGAGATTAggatcttcttctatcttttgtttttgtctttttctgtTGTGGCATGGGACCTTTTTCTATTAAGGGCAAGAGACAAATCATTTGTCATTTCTGTCTGGGCtttaatcattttattttattcacaTGATCCAAAACAATTTGGCCCAAACCTTCGTGTATGTCAAGACCAacagaatagaaaaaataataagaCGACTAGCTCGGTAGCTCCCTCGTGAATTTGAATTTTTCTAAAGCGATAAAATTGgtaaagtaataataaaaaaagttaatcactattaaatttaaaatttctataaaatgtttattttattatCTTAGATTNNNNNNNNNNNNNNNNNNNNNNNNNNNNNNNNNNNNNNNNNNNNNNNNNNNNNNNNNNNNNNNNNNNNNNNAAAGAAGTACGTTTATATTATTGTACCCAAAATTGTTGAGAAAATTTTGCGTTAGACTTACAGGTAGATGATGAAAAAAGGGTTCTAAGTAAATCCCTAGAAATTTACAATAATGAATTTATAGATACTTTTCTTAATGGTATAGAAGATAGAAGGATAATTATGTccaatattataatttttaatgaTCTTTAAGCGTAACAATTTATGGATGAAAGACTAAAGAAAAATGAAGAGTAAAGACTTATGGCAAGGAGAAATAATTAGGTGTTTTTGGAGCAGTGTCACGTataggaaaaaaaaataagattgGATGACAATGATaaagatgatgataataatataaaggtaaaattgaaaaagaaaaagaaaaagaaaaggttaACCATTTGTTGATTATAAAAAAAGGTTAATGATAAAGTCATAAAGGTATTTCAATATCACTCTTGAAATTGAATCAAGTTAAATCTTAGagttattttgaaaatttttcaaaaacaaaaaaaagagttGAAGTTAAATACTTAATAGTCTTAAATAGTGATAATGATGcataagagaaaataaatataattaactaaAACCAAATTCACGTATTAATAATATGAATATATATCATTGAAGTGACATTTCATATTTCACATTCAATGCAATTTGCAACCATGATAATGTTACAGGATATATCCTTTTGGCTATAGATTACATAGATGATAATGTTAAAGCAAAAAATGAAAGTTACAAACATATGTTCACCTTTGTTCAAGTGTAAAATCAAAATCAGACAAGGTTCCTCTACCACTAGCAAATTTCTTCATGGTGCCCAACGTTGGGGTGGCTGATTCTTTCTCTTCCAATGCAAAAGCTTTCCCACTTTGCTTTGATCCCTCGTTACAATTTCCCTTGGCAATCCACAGCAGAATCTTCTTTTCAGGGCTTAGAACAGAGTCGATATTCTTATGTATCTGGTTTTTTTGTAGGTTCTTCTGGttcttgtttttgttcttgttcttcttcttgcgcTCAACTTGTCCAATGCATGAGACCTTGGGAGAGGAGGGTTCCTTAGCACTGAAGCTTGTACCCCTTTTGTGGTTTCTTCGAGCTTCCTTCGGAATTATAGAAACTGGCGATCGACGAGGACTCAGACTCGGATTGCCCATTGAGGCTACAGGTTCTTTTGGAAGAAACTTTAAGAATTTGTTCTTAATTTGAGATAGTTTCTCCATTTTTTTTAAAACTGGAATTAGAACTTAGTGCTCCAACTTTCAATGGCACTTATATATAGTGTCATGATGCTAGACAACATAGCAGCACAATATATAGACGTCTAAACAAACAGACAAACAATTATAATAGAGAAATGTTTTTAGAATATCTTAGTCATTTATGTAGAAATAAACTATCTTTAAATTTCGGTCTGACTCCTAATGTCATATATAGTTTAATATAACAAGTCCGGTAATAGCATATTACATAAGAAAAGTGGAGGGGAAATTGGAGAAAGACTGAGAGTATAGTTAGTAACTTTAATATTGAATTATTGATCACATATTCATATTAGAGAAGTGGCGTGCAGTTATAGTAAAGTAATTAAGAGAAATGAAGGCTGCAGATCCTGTTGCCGGCAGCATAAAATATATAGCTTGGATTTTCTCTCATCTATAGAAACGCTCCACTTGTTTGGAGGCAGGAATTTAGGCATAATTAAACAAGATCTACAAGCATGTtattacattttttaaaattgtgatgTGTTAGGGAATCGCAATCATATTTCAAAAGCACCATTTTTTTTTCGTGTTGTGTGTTCCTTCTCTTTGTTGTATAGAAAGTCTTGTGAGAATAGGTACAGAAGTCAGAACATCAGAAACGGTAAAAACTCCGATCTAAATCAGACAAATATTAATGTATCTCTTTCCTGTATGCCACTTCATAACATACCACTAATACTCTATTTAATCACCTTCCACTTGTTCTAAGAACAAGTAAAATAACTTGCACGATAGTTACTAAAATGATTATTATGCTTGCAGATAAAGTAGTTTCTTACACGTAAACATTACATTAATTATAACGATTATCATCTTTGTTTGTTCTCGCCATTTTTTCTTTAATCGATGACTTAGATCCACGACACAAGGGCTCTATGGAAAAATATGATCAACTGACATGACAACGGCCACTTGATTCAGTGGAAGATCAGAATCTGATTTATCGCGATCAGACAACGGACATCACTTTGCTTAAAGTCCGTATCTTACATTTGTTACAAACAGATATATTTTACAATGATCCACCATTAAAGGCTTAACATTGAACATGAACTAGAAGTGGTGCAAAGACACCAACAGAAAATAAAGCCAGGCTCAAAATGTTCAATTATAAAAGCAGAATTTGAAATCAGAGTTCCACAAACTGCTGCTAATTCTCAACAGGAAATCTAATACTTTAGGCAAATAAATACTATGAAAACCAAATAGACTTGATCATAGTCATTTCCTTGTTGCCTCGTGTTTCCCCGACCTCCTCATCCTTGGATATTTTTCCAGTGATGCTTGAATTTGCAGCAGTCACGTTCATATCACTATTCACAATTAGCCTTTTTAAATTAGAAAACTAGCAACAAGTTATCATTGATCCAAGGTTTTAAACCATGTTTTGGAAAATTGAAACATGCTTTAGCTAAATGTATTCTTAAACTAATGTCGAACTGGTGGATTTTCTGAATTATCAATAGACAGAAGTATATTTACTCCGCTTCATTTTAGCTGTGACAGTTTACCTCAGCGAGTGCTCCTATCATCCTTGTCACTTGTTTGTGGGGTGTATTGGCTGGTTGATGATGGTGAATAACCAGGTTGACTTGGTGAGTATCCCGTACTGGGGCTGCAAATGATAAAAAAACAGACACAGCAATAACCAACCAAGCTCAGAAATATGGCTCCGGACAATAACCAACCATGTTTGTATAGGTGCATACCTGTATTGTGGAGAGCTTGGGCTATAGTCCGGGCTTGCACCAGAATTATTATATGGGCTACAGAATATGCAAAATTATGAATAAGCCACATTAAGGGTATATACATATACAGAAAATAAAACTTCCCATTGGTTGAGTGGATACTAAGTGAAGTTCACTAACCTGCTGGGGCTGTATGTTGGGCTTGATGGAGAATAAGATGGAGATGTTGGAGAATATGATGGAGATGTTGGGCTGCAAAATATAGTTAATTGTTATGTATTTAGTTGGAGTAAACAGTTGTCACTATAGGATAAAATTTGTTTTAAATGTTTCCATTGCTTGACCAAAAAAAAATGTTTCCATTGAAAAGTTGCTGTCCAGAAAACCAGAACTGAAGTTTCAAGAGAATGACTCACCTGTAGTTTGGAGATGTTGGACTATACGGGCTTGACGGAGACAATCTAGGGCTACTTGGAGAATATGCCAAGGAAGGACTATACTTTGCAGACTGTGGATTGTAACTGGGAGAAGTAGGACTATAACTGGGAGAAGTGGGGCTATAACTAGGTGATGTGGGGCTATAACCAGGAGAGGTGGGGCTGTACGCAGGTGATGTGGGACTGTATGAAGGTGATGTAGGACTGTATGAAGGTGATGTTGGGCTATATGAAGGAGAAGTAGGACTATATGAAGGTGATGTTGGGCTATATGAAGGAGAAGTAGGACTGTATGCAGGGGATGTTGGGCTGTAGGCAGGTGAAGTTGGGCTGTAGGCAGGTGAGGTGGGGCTGTAGCTTGGTGAGGTGGGGCTATAGCTTGGGGAGGTGGGGCTGTAGCTTGGAGAAGTTGGGCTGTAGCTTGGTGAGGTGGGAGAGTATGATGGACTAGTAGGAGAATAAGCTGGACTTGTAGGACTATATCCTGGAGAACTAGGACTATACGTGGGAGAGGTAGGGCTGTAGCCTGGAGAGGTGGGGCTGTAGCCAGGCGAGGTCGGGCTGTAGCCAGGAGAGGTAGGGCTATATCCAGGTGATGATGGACTATATCCCGGTGATGATGGACTGTACCCCGGGGATGAAGTAGGAGAGAAAGCCATTCCACCAACATAAGGTGAAAACTGTGCATCACTAGTTGGTGACAGGCGCAGATTTGGGCTCAACAAATAACTTGGAGACATCAAGCCTTCATGATAGGGAGTTCCAGAAATTGGGGAACGAGCAGGCGTCATGCCAAAATCAAGACCATCCATATAGCTAGGTAGCTGGAGCTCAATAGCATTCTTAAGCATTTCATCATTTAGATACAGAGCACATTCTCCAGTTCCAATAGGGGCAAGCTGACCTAACATAATATTTTCAGTGACTCCCCTCAAGTAATCAGTCTCGGCATATACTGCAGCATCAAGGAGAATGTCAACTGTCTCTTCAAATGAGCATCTCATCATTGGCCCGGTATCATTCCTGTTGATACCATGACGTGTAATAGCCATCAAATGCCCCCGATAAGTCATGGTATCACAAAGAATAGCCAGATGCCTGTAGTTCACATAAGAACCATCAAAAGAAATGACAACACGCAGTTCATCAAGCAGAGCTTT carries:
- the LOC107639982 gene encoding uncharacterized protein At1g76070-like; the encoded protein is MEKLSQIKNKFLKFLPKEPVASMGNPSLSPRRSPVSIIPKEARRNHKRGTSFSAKEPSSPKVSCIGQVERKKKNKNKNKNQKNLQKNQIHKNIDSVLSPEKKILLWIAKGNCNEGSKQSGKAFALEEKESATPTLGTMKKFASGRGTLSDFDFTLEQR